In Paenibacillus sp. BIC5C1, a genomic segment contains:
- the cmpA gene encoding cortex morphogenetic protein CmpA, translating into MPQWLCNQLMRAFHKKDSRQIKLLNECWFFYRNKPTSGTPRSADSEL; encoded by the coding sequence TTGCCTCAATGGCTTTGCAATCAACTGATGCGTGCATTTCACAAAAAGGATAGCAGACAGATCAAGCTGCTGAACGAATGCTGGTTCTTTTACCGAAACAAACCGACAAGTGGCACCCCGCGCAGCGCGGACAGCGAACTCTAA
- a CDS encoding MgtC/SapB family protein, with protein MEMEYLMRVLIAGICGVLIGYERKNRMKEAGIRTHFVVAVGAALMMIVSKYGFQDQAGWANLSLDPSRIAAQVVSGVGFIGAGMIFTQRHTVRGLTTAAGIWATAGMGLAVGSGLYWTGAGVTLLIVVAQMLLHRPTRWLVSARTETLTIRLLKEGDTLKNVLALLGQEKISVVGFKTEQQISTDSGEETVLEFTLQLPGSYRAEQLIILLQDVPHVRSVDMR; from the coding sequence ATGGAAATGGAATACTTAATGCGTGTACTCATAGCTGGCATATGCGGCGTGTTGATCGGATATGAGCGCAAGAACCGAATGAAGGAAGCGGGCATACGTACACACTTTGTTGTTGCAGTGGGTGCAGCATTGATGATGATTGTATCCAAGTATGGCTTTCAGGATCAGGCAGGGTGGGCGAATCTCTCGCTTGACCCCTCCAGGATTGCCGCACAGGTGGTCAGTGGGGTTGGCTTCATTGGAGCCGGGATGATCTTCACACAGCGCCACACGGTTCGGGGATTGACGACAGCGGCGGGAATTTGGGCGACCGCAGGGATGGGACTGGCTGTGGGTTCAGGATTGTATTGGACAGGGGCGGGGGTAACGCTGCTTATTGTTGTGGCCCAGATGCTGCTGCATCGGCCGACACGCTGGCTGGTGTCCGCGAGAACAGAGACGCTGACCATTCGTCTGCTAAAGGAAGGAGACACCCTCAAGAACGTTTTGGCTCTGCTGGGACAGGAGAAAATTTCGGTGGTCGGATTCAAAACCGAACAGCAAATAAGCACAGACTCCGGGGAGGAGACTGTACTTGAATTCACTCTGCAACTGCCTGGATCATATCGGGCCGAGCAATTAATTATTTTATTGCAGGATGTGCCTCACGTTCGATCGGTTGATATGAGGTGA
- a CDS encoding winged helix-turn-helix domain-containing protein, which produces MNTYPNISVIASLIADPSRAVFLEALLDGRALPAGELAYMAGVTPQTASSHLAKLVEGGLLVVEQQGRHRYYRLAGKEVAFLIETMGSIAAPVQVRSLKQSNQLQHLSFARTCYGHLAGKLGITLCEALLGKGYLEEPEDEQAKDYHITEKGIQWFTSFGIMLEGKAGSRRAVARKCLDWSERRHHISGVLGDELGRRLSELGWTRQKTGSRSVEVTEAGRKGLHEVLDISL; this is translated from the coding sequence ATGAATACATATCCGAATATTTCTGTGATTGCATCATTAATTGCTGATCCCAGTCGTGCTGTTTTTTTGGAAGCTTTGTTGGATGGTCGTGCCCTTCCTGCCGGCGAACTTGCATACATGGCAGGTGTTACTCCTCAAACAGCAAGCAGTCATCTCGCCAAGCTGGTCGAAGGCGGGCTACTCGTCGTTGAACAGCAAGGACGACATCGATACTATCGTCTCGCAGGCAAAGAGGTAGCTTTTCTGATTGAGACGATGGGTAGTATCGCTGCACCTGTACAAGTGAGATCCCTCAAACAGTCCAACCAGCTTCAGCATCTTAGCTTTGCTCGAACCTGTTATGGGCATCTGGCTGGAAAATTGGGGATAACATTGTGCGAAGCTTTATTGGGGAAAGGTTATCTCGAAGAACCTGAGGATGAGCAGGCCAAGGATTACCACATTACAGAGAAAGGGATTCAATGGTTCACTTCTTTTGGCATTATGCTTGAAGGGAAAGCCGGATCACGCCGTGCTGTGGCTCGCAAATGTTTGGATTGGAGTGAACGTCGTCACCATATCTCCGGAGTACTGGGAGACGAACTGGGACGCCGCTTGTCTGAACTGGGCTGGACTCGCCAGAAGACAGGTAGCCGTTCGGTGGAAGTCACGGAAGCTGGCAGGAAAGGTCTTCATGAGGTACTGGACATTTCATTATAG
- a CDS encoding SprT family protein, translating to MENEELQQWIEQVSLDHFGVPFTHEALFNRRLTTTGGRYMLKSHRIEINPHQLEAYGREEVEKIIKHELCHYHLHIRGRGYQHRDPEFKALLQKVGGSRFCQSLPDGKGRKPLPYRYKLVCKSCGTEYLRKRKVDPKRYRCGRCAGKLGIHTI from the coding sequence ATGGAAAATGAGGAATTGCAGCAATGGATTGAGCAGGTATCACTGGATCATTTCGGGGTTCCGTTCACTCACGAGGCGCTGTTTAACCGTCGTCTGACCACAACGGGTGGGCGTTACATGCTCAAGAGTCATCGAATAGAGATTAACCCTCATCAGCTCGAAGCTTATGGGCGGGAAGAGGTTGAGAAAATTATTAAGCATGAGCTGTGTCACTACCATCTGCATATTCGTGGACGCGGCTATCAACACCGGGACCCTGAATTCAAGGCCTTGTTGCAGAAGGTAGGCGGTTCGAGGTTCTGCCAGTCCCTTCCGGATGGAAAGGGAAGAAAGCCCTTACCGTATCGCTATAAGTTGGTGTGCAAGAGCTGCGGCACGGAATATTTACGTAAACGCAAAGTTGATCCGAAGAGGTATCGCTGTGGTCGATGTGCGGGCAAGTTGGGGATTCATACCATCTGA
- a CDS encoding hydrolase/acyltransferase gives MPTMRYVILQQEQQLQFVEMPADYAYQLSALNLRLHKEIDKLTAADVPVLPWAIAECDNLDLLDEQLSIIGGLDYINALEQSFSALKESEYPLISLLTEIRALQAQLEQWYEEEMESF, from the coding sequence ATGCCTACAATGCGCTACGTCATCCTGCAGCAGGAACAACAATTGCAGTTTGTGGAAATGCCTGCCGATTACGCTTATCAACTCAGTGCGCTCAACCTGCGCCTACACAAAGAAATTGACAAACTTACCGCAGCAGATGTACCTGTTCTTCCTTGGGCAATCGCCGAATGTGACAATCTTGATCTCCTGGACGAGCAACTCTCCATCATCGGAGGCCTTGATTATATCAATGCGCTTGAACAAAGCTTCTCAGCACTAAAAGAGAGTGAATATCCTTTGATTTCTCTGCTCACTGAAATCCGGGCGCTTCAGGCACAACTAGAGCAATGGTATGAAGAAGAGATGGAATCATTCTAA
- a CDS encoding flavin reductase family protein encodes MQHEVITPSILYYGTPVLLLSTLNEDGTTNLSPLSSSWALGDCLVLGVGIQGKAFENLSRHPECVINLPDASMWEQVEGLGRYTGIYPVPGEKRMMGFEFCDDKFAISGLTPQSSIRVEPDKIAECPLQIEAAVQHIRIPEHTPFMAIVEVKALKVHVHTRLISGLNKINPEKWNPLIYNFRHYYGLGERHGESFRAEK; translated from the coding sequence ATGCAGCACGAGGTGATAACTCCAAGTATTTTGTACTATGGCACACCGGTATTGCTGCTGAGCACCTTAAATGAAGATGGAACGACAAACCTGTCTCCTCTTTCTTCATCATGGGCACTGGGTGACTGCCTGGTACTTGGAGTCGGTATTCAGGGCAAAGCCTTTGAGAACTTGAGTCGTCATCCCGAATGTGTGATTAATCTGCCGGATGCATCCATGTGGGAGCAGGTTGAGGGACTGGGGCGTTATACCGGAATATATCCCGTTCCGGGGGAGAAAAGGATGATGGGGTTTGAGTTTTGTGATGATAAATTTGCCATCTCTGGGCTGACACCCCAAAGTTCAATTCGAGTTGAGCCGGATAAAATAGCGGAGTGTCCGCTCCAGATTGAAGCCGCGGTACAACACATTCGTATTCCCGAACATACACCATTCATGGCGATTGTGGAAGTAAAGGCGTTGAAGGTACATGTACATACCCGCCTGATATCAGGTTTGAACAAGATTAACCCGGAGAAGTGGAATCCTTTAATTTATAATTTCCGACATTATTATGGACTTGGAGAAAGGCATGGGGAGAGTTTTCGGGCAGAGAAGTGA